A window of Campylobacter lari subsp. lari contains these coding sequences:
- a CDS encoding major outer membrane protein — MKLVKLSLVAALAAGAFSAANAVSLEEAIKDVDVSGMMRYRFESDRRDIGNNQTIGGYNNPGNSNNTHKFKSQLNFKAALDDNFKAFVQFQYSTSELGYGNTRNEKNEITKKVGTNTHSTFAVQQAYLEYTNEAYATNVIFGKMEVGSIWTDDAVGTGAKVLNNSIEGLTFAGYWFDSFNDEDDGDFTSLGIKNSSLYGAAVLGDFDPFAFQVWAAYANSWAFLYAVDASYKFAFNDMNFKIQAQYLGNSLDSEHTKAGSTLDDGNFYAGKVSADISAFDLQAGVVGYGDKNKYTVTTLEDLGRVIAPGQQIFYSDGSDLRGSTGENFFYFAGLGYTFAETLRVGFDYIGGKSKQATHDIDKYEMVGSVSYAYSPKLTFSGFYSYLSEDFNTAGKDNANDQFIRLEALYKF, encoded by the coding sequence ATGAAACTAGTTAAACTTAGTTTAGTAGCAGCTTTAGCTGCAGGTGCTTTTTCAGCAGCTAACGCTGTTTCACTTGAAGAAGCTATAAAAGATGTTGATGTATCAGGAATGATGAGATACAGATTTGAATCTGATAGAAGAGATATTGGAAATAATCAAACTATCGGTGGTTATAACAATCCTGGTAATAGCAACAACACACATAAGTTTAAATCTCAATTAAACTTCAAAGCAGCTTTAGATGATAACTTCAAAGCTTTTGTTCAATTCCAATATAGCACTAGCGAATTAGGCTATGGCAATACAAGAAATGAAAAAAATGAAATTACTAAAAAAGTTGGAACAAATACTCATTCAACTTTTGCTGTTCAACAAGCTTACTTAGAATACACTAACGAAGCTTATGCTACAAATGTAATCTTCGGTAAAATGGAAGTTGGTTCTATTTGGACTGATGATGCAGTAGGTACAGGAGCTAAAGTTCTTAACAATTCTATCGAAGGCTTAACTTTTGCTGGTTATTGGTTTGATAGCTTCAATGATGAAGATGATGGTGATTTTACTAGCTTAGGAATTAAAAATTCATCTTTATACGGTGCTGCTGTATTAGGTGACTTTGATCCATTTGCATTCCAAGTATGGGCAGCTTATGCTAACAGCTGGGCATTCTTATATGCAGTAGATGCTAGCTATAAATTTGCATTCAACGACATGAACTTCAAAATCCAAGCTCAATACTTAGGAAATAGCTTAGACAGCGAACATACTAAAGCTGGAAGTACTTTAGATGATGGTAATTTCTATGCAGGTAAAGTTTCAGCAGATATTTCTGCATTTGATTTACAAGCTGGTGTAGTTGGTTATGGTGATAAAAATAAATATACAGTTACTACATTGGAAGATTTAGGTAGAGTTATCGCTCCAGGTCAACAAATTTTCTATTCTGATGGCAGTGATTTAAGAGGTAGTACTGGTGAAAACTTCTTCTATTTTGCAGGTTTAGGCTATACTTTTGCTGAAACTTTAAGAGTAGGATTTGACTATATCGGTGGTAAATCTAAACAAGCTACTCATGATATAGACAAATACGAAATGGTTGGAAGCGTATCTTATGCTTATAGCCCAAAACTTACATTTAGCGGATTCTATTCTTACCTAAGTGAAGATTTCAACACAGCTGGTAAAGATAATGCTAACGATCAATTCATCAGACTTGAAGCTCTATACAAATTCTAA
- a CDS encoding c-type cytochrome yields MLRLFIVSVLFANSLLAFNVKSLFTYTFNDNISYDLEKAKEIYFKNKCNACHGENGEKNSYGKRALKDLSPEEIKGALKDYANGYFKNQSSDNIQMSLYAKKLSDSDINHIIAYLKGQNFSIELNQKDLLEEEPAPKTKHNTFLK; encoded by the coding sequence ATGTTACGCTTGTTTATTGTAAGTGTTTTATTTGCCAATTCACTATTGGCTTTTAATGTAAAATCTTTATTTACTTATACTTTTAATGATAATATTAGTTATGACTTAGAAAAGGCTAAAGAAATATATTTTAAAAACAAATGCAATGCTTGTCATGGAGAAAATGGAGAAAAAAATTCTTATGGTAAAAGAGCCCTTAAAGACTTAAGTCCAGAAGAAATCAAAGGCGCTTTGAAAGATTATGCTAATGGATATTTCAAAAATCAATCAAGCGATAATATCCAAATGAGTTTATATGCTAAAAAACTAAGTGATAGCGATATAAATCACATCATAGCTTATTTAAAGGGACAAAATTTTTCTATAGAGCTTAATCAAAAAGATCTTTTAGAAGAAGAGCCAGCGCCAAAAACTAAACATAACACATTTTTAAAATAG
- a CDS encoding ABC transporter substrate-binding protein — translation MKKNLLLASLLCASSIYAAEVKIGVVLPLTGTLAAYGNDVYEGIKLANTLNPNLKNGDSIKIIAIDTKGDKIEAANATTRLISQDKVLGLIGEAVTPNTMQVLSIAEERKIPAIAPVASGDKLLDKKSYASRVCFMDSFQGDKFANYAYKDLNLKSVVVIVDQSNVYSLGLARAFEKEFKQNGGKVLKKLTISSGDKDFKAIVSQLKSINPDFVYMPIYHPEAALIARQAKAVGFNKLLSAGDGVNNKTFIELGGDAVNGVVFTDSFDYNNPPTALSKNFINAYEKDHGTKELPAFSAMGADAYYVMVNAMNECASNLNAQCINEKIHSTNNFEGVGGVISIDASGNASRSVVIKEIQNQKQVYKTIINP, via the coding sequence ATGAAAAAAAATCTACTACTAGCTAGCTTACTTTGCGCTAGCTCAATTTATGCTGCAGAAGTAAAAATAGGAGTTGTTTTACCACTTACTGGTACTTTAGCAGCCTATGGTAATGATGTATATGAGGGCATTAAACTAGCCAATACCTTAAATCCAAATTTAAAAAATGGAGATAGTATTAAAATTATAGCTATTGATACTAAAGGCGATAAAATAGAAGCAGCAAATGCTACTACTAGACTTATCTCTCAAGATAAAGTTTTGGGTCTTATAGGTGAAGCTGTGACACCAAATACTATGCAAGTTTTATCTATAGCTGAAGAAAGAAAAATTCCTGCTATAGCTCCAGTTGCCTCAGGGGATAAACTTTTAGATAAAAAAAGCTATGCTAGTAGAGTTTGTTTTATGGATAGTTTTCAAGGAGATAAATTTGCAAACTATGCATATAAAGATTTAAATTTAAAAAGCGTGGTTGTTATAGTTGATCAAAGCAATGTATATTCATTGGGCCTAGCAAGAGCTTTTGAAAAAGAATTTAAGCAAAATGGTGGAAAAGTACTTAAAAAATTAACCATTTCTTCAGGTGATAAAGACTTTAAAGCCATTGTTTCGCAACTTAAAAGTATCAACCCTGATTTTGTTTATATGCCAATTTATCATCCAGAGGCTGCCTTAATAGCAAGACAAGCAAAGGCGGTTGGATTTAACAAACTTTTAAGCGCAGGAGATGGAGTAAATAATAAAACATTTATTGAGCTTGGTGGAGATGCTGTAAATGGAGTGGTATTTACCGATAGTTTTGATTATAACAATCCTCCAACAGCTTTGTCTAAAAATTTCATCAATGCCTATGAAAAAGATCATGGCACCAAAGAACTTCCAGCATTTTCTGCTATGGGGGCTGATGCTTATTATGTAATGGTAAATGCAATGAATGAATGCGCTAGCAATCTTAATGCACAATGCATTAATGAAAAAATTCACTCAACTAATAATTTTGAAGGCGTGGGTGGAGTTATAAGCATAGATGCTAGTGGCAATGCAAGTCGTTCTGTAGTTATAAAAGAAATACAAAATCAAAAACAAGTATATAAAACTATTATCAATCCTTGA
- a CDS encoding ABC transporter substrate-binding protein yields the protein MKKISIAILSIIACNIIQAKEINIGVVLPLTGSTAAYGQSALDGVKIANSMKNTLNNGDKVNLVVVDTKGDKIESANASTRLVSQNKAYALIGEMLTANTLQVIRIGEEKKIPVVAPAATADKILNKKLYASRVCFMDSFQGSSLASYVKNKLNYTKAVIISDQSTDYSLGLTRAFEKEFSKQGGKILDKFRITAGDKDFKAILAQIKNLKPDFIYLPVYYTEASLFARQAKAMGINIPMGSADGVADETFINLAQDAAEGYLFTDSFDYNNPPTQLSKDFILAYEKEKQNKEVPNFTAMGADAYFVIFEAMQKCVDNFNSECINNNIHTTSKFEGVSGVISIDKTGNATRSIVIKSIENQKQIYKDTILP from the coding sequence ATGAAAAAAATTAGTATAGCTATATTATCTATCATAGCTTGCAATATCATACAAGCAAAAGAAATCAACATTGGCGTAGTTTTACCTCTGACAGGTTCTACGGCAGCATATGGACAAAGTGCTTTAGATGGAGTGAAAATTGCAAATTCTATGAAAAACACACTAAACAATGGAGATAAAGTAAATTTAGTAGTAGTAGATACAAAAGGTGATAAAATAGAAAGTGCCAATGCTAGTACAAGATTAGTTTCACAAAACAAAGCTTATGCACTAATTGGCGAAATGCTAACAGCTAATACTTTGCAAGTAATAAGAATTGGCGAAGAAAAAAAGATCCCAGTGGTTGCTCCTGCAGCTACTGCTGATAAAATTTTAAATAAAAAATTATATGCCAGTAGGGTTTGTTTTATGGATAGCTTCCAAGGCTCATCTTTGGCTAGTTATGTAAAAAATAAACTAAACTATACTAAAGCTGTGATAATCAGCGATCAAAGCACGGATTATTCTTTGGGTTTAACTAGAGCCTTTGAAAAAGAATTTAGCAAGCAAGGTGGAAAAATTTTAGATAAATTTAGAATCACAGCAGGTGATAAAGACTTTAAAGCTATTCTTGCACAAATTAAAAATTTAAAACCTGATTTTATTTATCTTCCAGTATATTATACCGAAGCTTCTTTATTTGCACGCCAAGCAAAAGCAATGGGCATAAATATCCCTATGGGTTCAGCAGATGGAGTGGCTGATGAAACCTTTATTAATCTAGCTCAAGATGCTGCAGAAGGATATTTATTTACTGATAGCTTTGATTATAACAACCCTCCAACACAACTTTCAAAAGACTTCATACTAGCTTATGAAAAAGAAAAACAAAACAAAGAGGTTCCAAACTTCACAGCTATGGGCGCAGATGCATATTTTGTAATTTTTGAAGCTATGCAAAAATGTGTTGATAATTTTAACAGTGAATGTATCAACAACAATATCCATACTACTTCAAAATTTGAAGGTGTTAGCGGAGTAATTAGCATTGATAAAACGGGCAATGCTACGCGTTCAATTGTTATAAAATCAATAGAAAATCAAAAGCAAATTTACAAAGATACGATTCTTCCGTAA
- a CDS encoding branched-chain amino acid ABC transporter permease, whose protein sequence is MDSSLILQQVINGFSLGSMYALIAIGYTMVYGVLRLINFAHGDIMMVGAYSALFCVTSMNVPFLGALSLAMLFAAALGIAIDRVAYKPLRKAPRISLLITAIGISFLIQNVFNVLFGSTPKYFPVPSYLETVINFNNISISINNILVPILTFFILLVVLFILYKSKYGIAIRALAFDIHTVNLMGIDANRIIAIVFALGSALAAIGGIFWAVSYPSVEPSMGTLIGLKAFGAAVLGGIGSVAGAVLGGLIIGFTEVVVVAIFPDLSGFKDAFAFIFLVLILLFKPTGILGINFEKSRF, encoded by the coding sequence ATGGATAGTTCTTTAATTTTACAGCAAGTTATAAATGGTTTTAGCTTGGGCAGTATGTATGCACTTATTGCTATAGGCTATACAATGGTCTATGGTGTTTTAAGATTAATTAATTTTGCGCATGGTGATATCATGATGGTAGGTGCATACTCAGCTTTATTTTGTGTTACAAGTATGAATGTGCCTTTTTTAGGAGCTCTTTCTTTGGCTATGTTATTTGCGGCAGCTTTAGGTATAGCTATTGACAGAGTAGCTTATAAACCTCTAAGAAAAGCACCTAGAATTTCTTTACTTATTACAGCCATAGGTATAAGCTTCTTAATACAAAATGTATTTAATGTCTTATTTGGCTCAACACCAAAATATTTTCCTGTACCAAGTTATCTTGAAACGGTGATTAATTTTAATAATATCAGTATTAGTATTAATAATATTTTAGTACCTATCTTAACATTTTTTATACTATTAGTGGTTTTATTTATACTCTATAAAAGCAAATATGGCATTGCTATTAGAGCTTTAGCTTTTGATATTCATACTGTAAATTTAATGGGAATTGATGCAAATCGTATTATCGCTATTGTATTTGCATTAGGCTCAGCTTTAGCTGCTATTGGTGGTATTTTTTGGGCCGTTAGTTATCCTTCTGTTGAACCTAGCATGGGAACTCTTATAGGGCTTAAAGCTTTTGGAGCTGCGGTTTTAGGTGGTATTGGTTCGGTTGCTGGAGCTGTTTTAGGTGGTTTGATTATAGGATTTACAGAAGTTGTTGTTGTTGCTATTTTTCCTGATCTTTCTGGTTTTAAAGATGCTTTTGCATTTATCTTTTTAGTATTGATTTTGCTTTTTAAACCAACTGGAATTTTGGGTATAAATTTTGAAAAAAGTAGGTTTTAA
- a CDS encoding branched-chain amino acid ABC transporter permease: MVARKITHLSFFIIALAFLFISPYFFNDYKIGILSNIAIFVILAVSYNLINGVTGQFSLEPNGFVAIGAYVAALVLLTSESKIDQFSLEDPSSFILMIHSPSFIVALLAAGLCAMLLSLVLAFAVFRVRGDYLAIVTLGFGIIIKLMAINFASVTNGSLGLNDIPKHTTLYWSGGIAIFSVIIILNIVSSKFGRAMKAVRDDEDAALAMGINTFNIKTLAFSTSAFLEGVGGGLLACALASVSPEQFDFLFTFQLLIIIVLGGLGSTTGAIIGAILVIGGSEYLRFLDESMNIFGYETPAMPGLRMVVFSIVLILVMLFARRGIMGDKELTDILFKFSKRKKK; the protein is encoded by the coding sequence ATGGTTGCAAGAAAAATTACACATTTAAGTTTTTTTATCATAGCACTTGCTTTTCTTTTTATATCTCCTTATTTTTTCAATGATTATAAAATAGGAATTTTAAGTAATATTGCTATTTTTGTTATCTTGGCAGTAAGCTATAATCTTATCAACGGGGTTACAGGACAATTTTCGCTAGAGCCAAATGGCTTTGTAGCTATAGGAGCCTATGTTGCAGCTTTAGTATTGCTTACAAGTGAAAGTAAAATCGACCAGTTTTCTTTAGAAGATCCAAGTAGCTTTATTTTGATGATTCATTCACCAAGTTTTATTGTAGCCTTACTTGCTGCTGGACTTTGTGCTATGCTTTTATCTTTAGTTTTAGCTTTTGCAGTATTTAGAGTTAGAGGGGATTATTTAGCTATTGTAACACTAGGTTTTGGTATTATCATTAAGCTTATGGCGATTAACTTTGCTTCTGTTACAAATGGCTCTTTAGGTTTAAATGACATTCCTAAACACACTACTTTATACTGGAGTGGTGGGATTGCCATATTTTCAGTTATTATCATCTTAAACATTGTTAGTTCAAAATTTGGTAGAGCTATGAAAGCTGTAAGAGATGATGAAGATGCAGCATTGGCAATGGGTATAAACACCTTTAATATCAAAACCTTAGCCTTTAGTACTTCAGCGTTTTTAGAAGGTGTTGGGGGAGGCTTGCTTGCTTGTGCGCTAGCTTCAGTTTCACCTGAGCAATTTGACTTTTTATTTACCTTCCAACTTTTAATCATCATTGTTTTGGGCGGCTTAGGTTCAACCACTGGTGCTATTATCGGAGCTATTTTAGTAATAGGCGGAAGCGAATATTTAAGATTTTTAGATGAAAGTATGAATATTTTTGGTTATGAAACCCCTGCTATGCCTGGTCTTAGAATGGTTGTATTTTCCATTGTATTGATCTTGGTAATGCTTTTTGCAAGAAGAGGAATAATGGGAGATAAAGAATTAACAGATATTTTATTTAAGTTTTCTAAAAGGAAGAAAAAATGA
- a CDS encoding ABC transporter ATP-binding protein, producing MILELKEIHKNFGGVSAIANTSFAIKESEIFGLIGPNGAGKTTLFNIITGNYKPSSGEVFFLGKKINHLKPHKIVHLGIARTFQNIRLFSSMSVLENVLIGFDQSIKYNIFEAFLHLGRFSKAEKNAKKAAYEILEQLNIAHLADEKATSLSYGQQRKVEIARALATNPKLLLLDEPAAGMNSTESDDLAELIFNIRDNKKISVLLIEHDMKFVNKLCDRVMVLDYGKTIFEGKPNDAVQNPEVISAYLGDFNASS from the coding sequence ATGATTTTAGAGCTTAAAGAAATTCATAAAAATTTTGGTGGAGTTAGCGCCATAGCAAATACCTCATTTGCCATTAAAGAAAGTGAAATTTTTGGACTTATAGGCCCAAATGGTGCAGGAAAAACCACACTATTTAATATTATTACAGGAAATTATAAGCCAAGTAGCGGAGAAGTCTTTTTTCTAGGAAAAAAAATTAATCATTTAAAACCACACAAAATAGTTCATCTGGGTATAGCAAGAACTTTTCAAAATATCAGACTTTTTTCCAGTATGAGTGTTTTAGAAAATGTATTAATTGGCTTTGATCAAAGTATTAAATATAATATTTTCGAAGCCTTTTTACACCTTGGAAGATTTTCTAAAGCTGAAAAAAATGCAAAAAAAGCAGCTTATGAAATTTTAGAACAACTCAATATTGCCCATTTGGCTGATGAAAAAGCTACTAGTTTAAGCTATGGTCAGCAAAGAAAAGTTGAAATAGCAAGAGCTTTAGCAACAAATCCTAAGCTTTTATTGTTAGATGAACCTGCAGCAGGGATGAATTCTACAGAAAGTGACGATTTGGCTGAGTTAATTTTTAACATAAGAGATAACAAAAAAATTAGTGTTTTGCTTATAGAGCATGATATGAAATTTGTAAATAAACTTTGTGATAGAGTTATGGTGCTTGATTATGGTAAAACTATTTTTGAGGGAAAACCAAACGATGCGGTGCAAAACCCTGAAGTAATTAGTGCATATTTGGGAGATTTTAATGCTAGTAGTTAA
- a CDS encoding ABC transporter ATP-binding protein has translation MLVVKDLHVYYGLIEAVKGIDFTIKTGSIVSLIGSNGAGKTSTLNAMLNCVKKTGEVTFLGYDTQRHLPHTLVQKGIALVPEGRRVFINLTIEENLKIGAFNNAENYEHLKNQMYRLFPRLKDKKNALAGTLSGGEAQMLAISRALMSEPKLLMLDEPSLGLAPKIVGEVFDIIVKLKEEGITILLVEQNAFSALKISDYAYVLENGKIAMQAPAKDLIGNDEIRKKYLGA, from the coding sequence ATGCTAGTAGTTAAAGATTTACATGTTTATTATGGTTTGATTGAAGCTGTTAAAGGTATTGATTTTACTATAAAAACAGGAAGCATAGTTAGCTTAATAGGCTCAAATGGCGCTGGAAAAACCTCAACACTCAATGCTATGCTAAATTGTGTTAAAAAAACCGGTGAGGTAACCTTTTTAGGCTATGACACTCAAAGACATTTACCGCACACCCTAGTTCAAAAAGGCATTGCATTAGTGCCTGAGGGAAGAAGGGTTTTTATCAATCTCACTATAGAGGAAAATTTAAAAATTGGTGCCTTTAATAATGCAGAAAATTATGAGCATTTAAAAAATCAAATGTATAGGCTTTTTCCAAGATTAAAAGATAAAAAAAATGCCCTTGCAGGAACTCTAAGTGGTGGTGAGGCCCAAATGCTAGCTATTTCAAGAGCGCTTATGAGCGAACCAAAACTTTTAATGCTTGATGAGCCTTCTTTAGGACTTGCACCTAAAATAGTTGGAGAAGTTTTTGACATTATAGTTAAACTAAAAGAAGAAGGAATCACCATTTTATTAGTAGAGCAAAATGCATTTTCAGCTTTAAAAATTAGCGATTATGCTTATGTTTTGGAAAATGGTAAAATCGCTATGCAAGCACCTGCAAAAGATCTTATCGGCAATGATGAGATAAGAAAAAAATACCTTGGAGCTTAA